The Miscanthus floridulus cultivar M001 chromosome 7, ASM1932011v1, whole genome shotgun sequence genome includes a region encoding these proteins:
- the LOC136464122 gene encoding uncharacterized protein, which produces MVATRGQGRKRPAQQDQESEKTDYERRRDARVANNLKKMQDFGLKNLSFQFNNSVSLSASKKGGKSANKKRNNEDSDSSEYLLEDDDQGDSDDDDTESVEQPQPLATKFLAGYSRKVLASKKKKTGPTMAPGVRASKRVRASQGSQVQPPESQTRSSKRLLVSARDGQNVEDPTNGHDETPPQRSYIDAEEGDGAGGQDNTAAEEFSGGGAQDSTGADEDNAAGEEDTEGKLMFLSPSQRAPRRPRPPTKGAQLDRMTKAMGRRMPIAVAEGKRRPHEPVQAAKFASEAGVIIRDKVPVLTHWKDYKRGDRYYKDFVGKLSGRLAINPKDKPTEEACTDMLRSGVRQMRYRLKNKYFNGKPANEIPTTSLVACMSDAEWRVLVAKWCNPKNMESCEKNKQNRSKVKYHQATGSRSYVAHLHAYKKKKNNTEPSTEQNEELDLVEAFKTCHTSSKNGLSEPAREALSNMEALRAEPVAEGETAVSSVQVVSQVLSQNSSNHFLKSVGIKPVASSKSSSSNESELREELAAEAKAIVQGEIDDLKKRSEEAEEKLARTQKEMEEYKKLTEINTKAMEENNALLKRILAINNGSST; this is translated from the exons ATGGTGGCAACCAGGGGTCAAGGTAGGAAGAGACCTGCACAACAAGATCAAG AATCTGAAAAAACTGATTATGAGAGACGCCGGGATGCACGCGTGGCGAACAATTTAAAGAAGATGCAAGATTTCGGCCTGAAAAATCTATCTTTTCAATTTAATAACTCTGTATCACTATCTGCATCAAAGAAGGGGGGAAAATCAGCAAACAAGAAAAGAAATAATGAAGATTCGGATTCATCAGAGtatctccttgaagatgatgatcaaggagatagtgatgatgatgacactgAATCTGTTGAGCAGCCACAGCCCCTGGCAACTAag TTTCTTGCAGGGTATAGTCGGAAAGTCCTAgcttcaaagaagaagaagacaggcCCCACCATGGCGCCAGGAGTTAGGGCTAGTAAGAGAGTGAGGGCATCTCAAGGATCACAGGTTCAGCCTCCTGAATCCCAAACAAGATCATCAAAAAGGCTTCTTGTTTCGGCGAGAGATGGCCAGAATGTAGAGGATCCTACCAATGGTCATGATGAAACACCACCACAAAGGTCTTATATAGATGCAGAGGAAGGCGATGGAGCTGGTGGTCAGGACAATACAGCTGCAGAGGAATTCAGTGGAGGTGGTGCTCAAGACAGTACAGGTGCTGATGAAGACAATGCAGCTGGAGAGGAAGACACTGAAGGAAAGTTGATGTTTCTTT CTCCTTCACAGCGAGCCCCAAGGAGACCCAGGCCACCCACCAAGGGAGCACAACTGGACAGGATGActaaagctatgggaaggagaatGCCCATAGCTGTTGCTGAAGGGAAAAGAAGGCCTCATGAACCTGTTCAAGCAGCCAAGTTTGCATCTGAGGCTGGTGTCATCATTAGGGATAAGGTCCCTGTCCTAACTCATTGGAAAGATTACAAGAGAGGTGATCGCTATTACAAAGACTTTGTGGGAAAGCTCTCT GGGCGCTTGGCCATTAACCCTAAAGACAAGCCAACAGAGGAAGCTTGCACTGATATGCTGCGCTCTGGGGTGCGGCAAATGCGTTATCGGCTGAAGAACAAATACTTCAATGGTAAACCTGCAAATGAGATTCCCACAACTTCTCTAGTTGCATGCATGTCTGATGCAGAGTGGAGGGTACTGGTTGCAAAGTGGTGTAATCCAAAAAACATG GAATCATGTGAAAAGAACAAGCAGAATCGCAGTAAAGTCAAGTATCATCAGGCTACGGGTTCTCGTAGCTATGTGGCACACTTACATGCATAT aaaaagaagaaaaacaatacaGAACCAAGCACAGAACAAAATGAAGAACTTGATTTGGTGGAGGCCTTCAAGACCTGCCATACCAGCTCCAAAAATGGTCTCAGTGAACCAGCAAGAGAAGCACTT TCAAATATGGAAGCTTTGAgggcagaacctgttgctgaaggTGAGACAGCAGTATCCAGTGTGCAGGTTGTGTCCCAGGTGCTCTCCCAGAACAGCTCAAACCATTTCCTCAAGAGTGTTGGCATCAAACCAGTGGcatcctccaaatcatcatcatcaaatgaaAGCGAGCTTCGGGAAGAACTAGCAGCTGAAGCTAAGGCTATTGTACAAGGTGAAATCGACGATCTCAAgaagagaagtgaagaagctgaggaaaagctggcgaggacacaaaaggagatggaggagtacaagaagctgacagagataaacaccaaggcaatggaggagaacaatgcgctgctcaagcgtatcttggccatcaacaatggTTCTTCGACATGA
- the LOC136466007 gene encoding uncharacterized protein, with protein MDRSWIFGTQFTPAYVKGVEEFMKFVSERYPEDNHILCPYSKCLNQTLRSQDDVSDHIHIYGMSATYTRWIHHGESADTVVVENFEQPEVEGSDHDFGIHVDVVDDDYDEDHGVPEMIGDLYAAAEADGEQPRFARVLEDAKKSLSLGSSHSKFSFLVRMLYIKSRYRIGNTGFSIMMKLLSSGFPQSELPKSYDEAKKYLGELGLCYENIHVCKNNCVLFWKRYEKENVCPVCKTSRWQDETRNKKVPHKVLRHFPLLPRLKRIFASKRTSKETQWHKKKRTPVDNVMSHPADGEAWKDFDTREPSFADDPRNLRLALATDGFNPFGNMSTQYSPKSPGKDFDLFLEPLIEELLDLWKGGKTKDTTNARLDLHDMGIRPELHLQQHGNSVIAPPTPYVLGKDQKTELCKFLKGIKFPDGYAANLARYISEDGSKVQGKLKTHSCHILLQRIIPAGLRGLVRKDVYEAVAELGTFFRELCSRNLRIDVIKRLKEEIPLILCKLEKIFPPAFFDVMVHLAVHLPDEALLRGPVQYGWMYMEDIDNRFNHHDDNDGEMPLPDDVSVFKHGVTLVGSNRSQYIDDDVLNKLVCLYRDDLVQQGALDVDKMVEQGFAKWFRCHIENKHKEHLESVSEGLWALSCGPDLRVKTCASCIVNGVRYSTVDREKFFLTQNSGVMTEGSHDGNDIDFYGVLKEKFEHRNIYDVAEKDEDSHDVHQDDYCSDTEHVVQAGADNEVTRNIQGGEATIIEGNLQDLISSKKQRIIREDSEDEEEDETLLQYCSDGGNDNNDDMSLDDEDGDF; from the exons ATGGATAGAAGCTGGATTTTTGGGACACAATTCACACCTGCATATGTgaaaggagttgaagagttcatgaaATTTGTCAGTGAAAGATACCCCGAAGACAACCACATACTTTGTCCGTACAGCAAATGTCTTAATCAAACTCTGCGGTCTCAGGATGATGTAAGTGACCATATACACATTTATGGGATGTCAGCTACATACAccaggtggattcatcatggggagtCGGCAGATACTGTAGTAGTTGAGAATTTCGAGCAGCCGGAGGTCGAAGGAAGTGATCATGACTTTGGGATACATGTGGATGTGGtcgatgatgattatgatgaggatCACGGAGTACCAGAGATGATAGGAGATCTGTATGCTGCGGCAGAGGCTGATGGAGAACAACCAAGGTTTGCAAGAGTCCTTGAAGATGCAAAGAAGTCACTTAGCCTGGGATCTAGCCATTCGAAATTCTCTTTTCTGGTGAGGATGTTGTATATCAAGTCTCGTTATCGAATTGGCAATACAGGATTTTCCATAATGATGAAGCTGTTGTCATCAGGATTCCCTCAGAGTGAGTTGCCAAAATCATATGATGAGGCCAAGAAATATCTTGGAGAATTGGGCCTTTGTTACGAAAAcatccatgtgtgcaagaacaatTGTGTGTTGTTTTGGAAGAGGTATGAAAAAGAGAATGTGTGCCCAGTATGCAAGACGTCTAGATGGCAAGATGAAACTAGGAACAAGAAGGTTCCACACAAGGTATTGAGGCATTTTCCACTTTTGCCAAGGTTGAAAAGAATTTTTGCTTCAAAGCGAACTTCTAAGGAAACACAATggcacaagaaaaagaggacgccAGTCGACAATGTAATGAGCCATCCAGCTGATGGAGAAGCATGGAAGGACTTCGACACGAGGGAACCATCCTTTGCAGATGATCCTAGGAACCTGAGGCTTGCCTTAGCTACCGATggattcaatccatttggcaacatGAGTACGCAGTACA GTCCAAAATctccaggaaaggattttgaTTTGTTCCTTGAGCCCCTAATTGAAGAACTGCTCGATCTATGGAAGGGT GGCAAGACCAAGGACACAACCaatgctaggctagatttgcatgatatggGCATAAGACCTGAATTGCACTTACAGCAGCATGGCAACTCAGTCATTGCTCCACCTACTCCATATGTCTTGGGGAAGGATCAGAAAACCGAGTTATGCAAGTTTCTCAAAGGTATCAAGTTTCCTGATGGATATGCGGCTAACctagcaagatacataagtgaAGATGGTTCAAAGGTGCAGGGAAAGCTTAAAACACATTCTTGCCACATACTCCTGCAAAGAATCATACCTGCTGGCCTAAGAGGACTGGTGAGGAAGGATGTATATGAAGCAGTTGCAGAGCTCGGGACCTTCTTCAGGGAACTATGCAGTAGAAATCTAAGGATTGATGTTATCAAACGGCTAAAAGAAGAAATTCCATTGATCCtatgcaagcttgagaaaatCTTTCCACCTGCCTTCTTTGATGTCATGGTGCACTTGGCCGTCCATCTTCCTGATGAGGCACTGCTTAGAGGACCTGTTCAGTAcggatggat GTATATGGAGGATATTGACAATAGATTTAAccatcatgatgataatgatggagAGATGCCATTGCCTGATGACGTCTCTGTTTTTAAGCATGGTGTTACTCTTGTTGGATCTAATAGGAGCCAGTACATTGATGATGATGTCCTCAATAAGTTAGTTTG CTTGTACAGGGATGATCTTGTGCAGCAAGGTGCGCTTGATGTTGATAAAATGGTTGAACAAGGATTTGCAAAGTGGTTTAGGTGCCAT ATTGAGAACAAACATAAGGAGCATCTAGAATCGGTTAGCGAAGGACTGTGGGCACTGTCATGTGGCCCAGATCTACGAGTTAAGACTTGTGCATCTTGCATAGTTAATGGAGTGCGGTATAGCACTGTGGATCGTGAGAAGTTCTTTCTGACACAAAATAGTGGTGTAATGACTGAAGGTTCACATGATGGGAACGACATAGATTTTTATGGAGTCCTTAAAGAG AAATTTGAACATAGGAATATTTATGATGTCGCTGAAAAAGATGAGGACAGTCATGATGTGCATCAGGATGATTATTGTTCTGATACTGAGCATGTAGTGCAAGCAGGGGCTGATAATGAGGTTACTCGGAATATTCAAGGTGGAGAAGCCACTATAATTGAAGGAAATTTACAAGACCTTATAAGCAGCAAGAAGCAACGTATTATTCGTGAAGAtagtgaggatgaggaggaagatgagacaTTACTGCAGTACTGTAGTGATGGTGGCAATGATAACAATGATGACATGTCCCTAGACGATGAAGATGGTGATTTCTAG